The Numida meleagris isolate 19003 breed g44 Domestic line chromosome 27, NumMel1.0, whole genome shotgun sequence sequence CTCCTTGTCACTTAACTATGCTTCAACTTCAGCTCAGAAAGGAGGGAGCTCCTGGTCCAGCTCATTCACTGCGCCTTATTTACTCAGGTCTAACTCTTGGACTCCAGGAAGAATGACTAAATCAGGCTTCTGTGGAACAAAAGCTtctttgctgtttaattttctcctctttaatGTCAGTCGGAGATAGATGGGAATAAAAGGAATCAGGGGAGACTGCATGTGGGGGAGGAGAGCGGTGTAGATGTTGTCTTGCTCTGTCCTCCACTCTGTCCTCCAAGACTTCTGCTTCAAGTCTTGGCTTTTTACAGCACGAGTGTGTAATGCTGCCTGACTTCACAGTGCTGTCTCCCTGCTGGGGTGCCCGAGGTGGTCGTTGTGCGGGCAGACCCGCTGCCAGGGCTGCTCTTTCTCCTCTATCTCAGAATTACCGAGTTCGCAGTCCTGCGCATCCAGCTCGTGCCGGGAGAGATGCTCCACAATGCCAGCACCCAGAGAGTCCCCCAGGACGTTGGTGGTCGTTCGAAGGCGGTCTCTGAAAAATTagagagaaaagtgaaatgtaGCTTCTTACCATCAGCTAAGGGGATGaagaatatttcaagaaaacttGATATATAAATCTGAATATTGAAAACCTGTTGTCAGCCCAGCAAACCAAAATAGCCTGCAGCAGTTACAACAGCAGGTGGGACTTTTGGTACCTTACTGAAAGCAATCTTTCTGGGTAAGTGGAAGAGGTAACTCAGTATCTGAGGAGGTGTGACCTTTTCCAGACAGTTCTGATCTTTGGAGGTGCTGGCCAGACTGTTTCCCACTGTTTGGCTGTGGCTGGGAGCATACTTGTGCTGCTTTGGCTACAAACCAACAATACACAAGACAGAAGAATAGAGGAAACACTGCCAGTGTATCCCTGAGTTAGGATTTTGTTGTTTAAGAAGACAGAACATTCTTTAATGCAGTTCCTGAGAGCGCTCCTGTGAAATCACTTGTCGCAAAGTTTAAAAGGGATAGAACTGGGAATGGAGCAGTGTGGCTGGTTAGATGCTCAGGTTTGTCTGGCCagtcccatcccatcccactgtCCTTGTTTGGTAGCACAGAGCCGCTGTCACTCAGCAGTGTGAACGTGCATGTTACTGACACAGCCTGTCCCTGTTGATCTGAAAATCATTTCCAATAGCTATcttgtaaaacaaagcaaactaaGGACATGCTGCTGAGTCATCAAGCTGATCTGTAAGTGAACTCTGATGCGCTGGGTCACTGAAGTACATGGTGAAGACTCCAGAATGAACAGAGAGGGCTTCTGTGCAAAGGCCTCCTGATACAGGTCACTGAGCCTGCTTGTAGCAGAGACACTGGGAACGCAGACacagggagcacagagcagggcatgCTGCTGAGCAAAGAACTCACAGGAACCAATCCACAGCGATGATCAGCGTAATGTCTTCAGTCGGCAGCCCCACTGATGTCAGCACTATAACCATGGTCACCAGCCCTGCCTGGGGAATGCCCGCGGCGCCgatgctggctgctgtggcagTGATGCTGGagggaaagcaaagcacagctctcagcagaaGGAACAATACAGGCAGTCGTGTTTGCAGAAGTGTTAGGAAGAGTCTCAGCGTATTACctacaaaacatttttgcagCCTTTCTGCTCTGGTCACAGTGAAGGAAGGTGATGTGTGGGGCATCAAACAGAACCCAGTCCCCCCCGCCAGGCACCATGCATAGCAGagtgcacacagcagctctgcccaagGGGTTGCTCTGACTTGGAAGTGCAATAAGGTCTCAAGGAGGGCTTAAAGACATGGCATCCAAGCCCTGTTAGCTTCCATGCCTGGAACTTTCACCTTCATTTTCCACAGTTCTGAATACAAGAGGCACCTGAAAGCCGCTCAGGCAAGCCAACAAAACTGGCTTACCCAAGGGCTCCCTCTCAAAACCCCATAACCCTTTCAAAAGTCACCTGATTGTGATGATCTGCCCAAAGTCGAGTTCGTAGTTGTTGACTTGTGCAATGAAGATGGCAGCGAGGGCCTCGTACAGGGCGGTGCCGTCCATGTTAATGGTAGCTCCCACAGGCAGAACAAACCTCGTGATGCGCCTGTCCACACCGTTGTTTTCTTCCAGGCACCTGAAGGTGATGGGCAGAGTCGCTGAGCTGAAAGGAATTTAGAAAACACCACGAATCAGGTATGTGCTGGCTGTGCCGGGGGGACCAAGCCGCTGCCTGGGCTGTCACCTTACCCACCTGCTTTTTCACCCTGCCATGTGAGCCAGAGGCCAGATGCTGCTAGGAGAAAGAACAGTCTAAGCAAGGGTTCCTCGGTATGGTGCACGCTGCATTGCACGTTCAGACATGGCTTTCCTCAgggggctgggcaggggctgtgTACTGCTGGTGGTGCTGATGTAACACCAAAAGAAGGGGATCTGGGGGATTCTGGGTGCACAGAACAGAGCCTCAGGACCAAAACTCCTTTTCCAGCTCTTAAAAAAACTTAAGCTCTTTCCCCTCCCCAACTCAGCGCATAAGGAAAGAATGTGTGAGTGTACCTTCTGTGTCTCAGTGTGAAAATGCATGTAGGAGAAACTGGTACGACAGCAACCTACAATCTATTGCTTTGGTTGTGTGAGTCACTGAGGACACTCCTGGCAGTTTAACACCAGCTGCACACAGCGCGTGTGCCTGGGAAACAGAAGTGTGCAAATGCGTGTGAGTGCATGTGTGTGGAGGTGTGTGCACAGGAAATAATGCTGGGATTCAGAGGGGCTTGATGTGTGTCCTGAGCTGAGTGTTTCAGGGCTGCAAGCATAGTCAGCACCATGTTTGTAAGGAGGACCGTGGGTCATGTGCTGATGAGTAGAGACGACCACACAATAAGGTCTCCTGGGAATCTTTCCACTCTCAAATGAATTGTCTGGACCAGAGCAAAATGCTGGCAGTGCCCAAAATGGTGAAACCTGAGCGCTGCACTGAGGGCAACCAAAGCACTGACCAGCAGCCCCGGAACATCCACACCATCTCCAACCTTACTTCTCCCCGAGGCGATGTAGCCACTGTACCTTGAGgaggtgcccagggctgtgATGAGGGCCTGCAGAAGCCCTGCAATGAATACCCAGGGGTTCCTGTGGGTGACGATGAAGTAGAGCAGCGGCAGGATGCAGAGGGCGTGAATGAGGAGCCCGACGATGACAGTGAGCGTGTACATCCCCAGCTGGCCCCCCATCACCGCCAGGTCATCCATCTCCAGGATTTTGCCAGCAATTAGAAACATGATCCCAACTGGGGCGTACCTGCAGCGGAAACATATGGACAGTGCTCAGAACTGACATCCACACTGGCATACCTGCTACAGTGCATGCTTTCTGGACACACCCTCCATAAGCCAGCACACCAGGAGCGTGTTGGTTGGTGGACTGTACAGCTGGTTTCTTTTCTGGCAATGTGCAGAGATCCCAGAGTCAAAAACCAGCTGTGTGCACAGCTTGGCCACTGATGGAAGCTTCTTCCTCCTACCAGGTTCCCACATCTCTCCTCAACACTCCTCGTGGCATTTCTGGGGGGGGTTATAAGGAGCCCTCACAGTCCCTTCCTTTCCTAGCAGAGCTTGGGCTGAGGGGATCTTTTTCACCGAGAGGCACGGAGTTACAGAAGTAAGAGGGCAGGGGGAGTAAAAGCAAGTGTCCTGTGTGCTTAGCAGTATACCTTGTTATCTTTAGAGATTCACGTGTAGGGAATAAGAACATACAGAGCACCCACAGCTGGTGTACTGAGGACTGGCACATCAATCTGTGAAGGCAGCTGTAGTTTGTGCAACCTCTTTTTGAGGCATCCTTCCCATTTCTTCTAGCTTTTGCCCCCCGTAACAATGCATCTCATGAACAGCAGTGAGGCTCCACGGGAAGGAAGCCATAACACAGACATGGGGAATATCATGGGCACTAAATTAAACATGAACAAATAACTGGACCAAAGGAAATCCCAGCTCTGGGGCAACCCCTCTCAGGGCTTGGCTTCTGCAGCTCAGGAGCTCACATGCAACTCATGCACAAAGCTCAGAGGTCCACATGCCAAACTCCAACTTAGCCTGGGAGGTTTGGAAAAGTTTCAGGAAAGGatttcacaaatatttcatttcctctgacCTTTTTCTTGGAAGACATTCTTGGCTGCAGGTAGTGACCAAATCTCCCCAGGACAAAGCAGCTCCTGGGAGATGCTCTGCAGACTGCAGCTTCAGGAAGGCGTGCTCGGGGGACAGTCCTGCCTCCTGTACCAGCAGCGTTTTGGTGAGTCAGGGGGTGTCTTCAAACATTACCTAATGTATTTGCACAGGCTGTTTCCTGAGCATAACCAACGTCCTACCCATCAGCACCCTGCCTCTTGAGGCAGTTGAAGGCAGCTGGAAATGGTCTCTGAGAACAGTGTGCGGGTCCTCTTGTTCCGCTCCGCTCTCCCTTCTTTGCCCTTGGGCAACTCTTATCTCCCCTTAGGAAAGCAAGGCCCCAGATTCTGGCTCACCCATGGAGGAAAAGATCCCAGAGGGGCTGGGGTTCCCAGGCAGCGCATGGCTCTGCTGTGAGCTCAGGACTGTGACTAGGACACCAGGGAAAGAAAGCTGGCGTGACTGAGAATGGGGGAGAAGATGTGGAGCTGACAGATCCTTTCCTGTCAGGCATTTCCATGTGTTCTGCCAGTCCCATATCCCTCCTACCACAAGCTCCCATTTAGAGCTTGTGTTACGGGCAGGTAAGGAACTTAAAATGACAAGATTTGGTAAAATCCTGCTTACAAAGAAGACTTTTTGCAGCAATGCCTTGCTTGTCTGGACCGTGTAGCGCAGGCATAGGAAGCAACAAGGAGCTGAGATCTGGAGGAGGTGGGATGTGGGAGACCTCCAGTTGAAAGGCAGTAACTTGGAGTTGATCTTGTCAACCCATCTCAGCTTTCAGAGCTAAGGCACGAGAGTGCTGCCCTGAGCGGCAGGAAATGGGCAGTGGTGACTGTGATTCAGCTAAGTCAGGCTCCTGGAACACAGCTGGAAGGAAAGCTTTCTGTGGGAAAGCCTCACGCCCTACCCCTGCTGGTAAGGCTAAGAGATCTTCCACTTCAGCTTTCTGGTCTTCCAAGGATGTTTCCAGCAGCCTCAGGGAAAGCAAGTCCTGGTGTACCTGATATTTCtaaggtaaaaacaaaacaaacaaacaaacaaaaaacaacaggaaatgaaatgtgaacAAATATCCCATCCAGACTTTTCCCTCCAGCCTGATGGAGCCAAAGGAGAGCTGTGCCCAATCTACTTTTCCTATGCATGTCATCCTTAAAGCTACTCCATTTCTCATCAGGTCAGCGGAAACTGCACCTGCAGACCTCCTGCTCCAACCGGCCGTGCTCCTCACCAGATGATAATGGCCACCAGCCTCATGATGGCTTCGTTGAGGCAGTTAAAGAACTCCCGCAGGGCCCGTCCCTTCTGCTTCATGCTGCCGATCACCAAACCGAAGCACATGGAGAACACTACCAGCCCCAGCGCGTTCACCCCATTGGCTGAGCCCGGGATGGGAATGACTTCTTCAAAGGTCAGCACCTCGGAGATGGTCCCCAGGGCATGAGTGACATTCTCCAGGATGCCGGTGAAGTTCTCAGGCGCGGGGAGCTGAGTGGTTGCCACGCTTGCTGTGACATTGCTGCTGTGGAGGACGGTTCTGGTGAAGACTCTGGTGCTGTACTGGGTCTTGTACTGCAATGACACAGATTGTCAGATGCACTCCCAGGCCCTCGCTCAGGAGCTCAGGACAACATGCCAGGCAGAACACCCCTTCCCAAGGAATGGAGAGTACTGCAAGTTCTCACTGACCTCGGTGGGAAACTTGCCATGCATGTTCTCAAACTGCCAGCCTTAATGCATTGGCTGAAAAGTTCACAGAGCCTAAAGCTAAAGAGAGCCCTGGAGCATCTGGAGAACTTCATCTAGACACCATCTGCTGACTCATGTATGGCTAAAACATCCCTctttttttatctcatttttaaaagacagaattCCATTCCTCCCTGGGTAGTTTGTTTCAGTGTTAAAATCTGCATCACATTCTCCATTTGAACTCTTGCTTTCATTCTAAGTCATTGTTACTTTTAAGTCCATATCTACTCTTAGGTCTTAAGATAGGATCGTTCTCTCCTTTGGATGCATCTATAACCTTGCAAGTCAGATGCTCTGTCTTTACTTGATGGACTAAACAGTCAGATCCCCTAAAGCTGTTCACTTGTATCTAATCCTTGATCAGTTTTTCTCTGCACCATAGCTACTTCCTATATCTTCTAATTTTTACAGTTGTAAAAAGCAGATTATTTAATCCGCATGCaacatttctctttgcagtgaGAGATACCAGCAAGAAATGAactccttctttttttctttggaaatccAGGCCTGACACAGGACCGTTTAACCACAGGATAAAGGCTCATGGTCACTTGCATGGGGGATGCTACAATACAGACTAATGACACAAGGCCTCCTTGAGCGCT is a genomic window containing:
- the SLC1A6 gene encoding excitatory amino acid transporter 4 isoform X2, giving the protein MSEQSHVNSLFLNEDAAKRLHAEGRVQRLRQVVQKRAARAKKRMSSITADSAKSFFRRNAFVLFTIAAVLLGIILAFSLRPYQLTYRQIKYFSFPGELLMRMLQMLVLPLIVSSLITGMASLDGRASGKMGMRAVVYYMVTTIIAVFIGILMVIIIHPGKGSKDKLHREGRIEQVQTTDAFMDLVRNMFPPNLVEACFKQYKTQYSTRVFTRTVLHSSNVTASVATTQLPAPENFTGILENVTHALGTISEVLTFEEVIPIPGSANGVNALGLVVFSMCFGLVIGSMKQKGRALREFFNCLNEAIMRLVAIIIWYAPVGIMFLIAGKILEMDDLAVMGGQLGMYTLTVIVGLLIHALCILPLLYFIVTHRNPWVFIAGLLQALITALGTSSSSATLPITFRCLEENNGVDRRITRFVLPVGATINMDGTALYEALAAIFIAQVNNYELDFGQIITISITATAASIGAAGIPQAGLVTMVIVLTSVGLPTEDITLIIAVDWFLDRLRTTTNVLGDSLGAGIVEHLSRHELDAQDCELD
- the SLC1A6 gene encoding excitatory amino acid transporter 4 isoform X1, which translates into the protein MSEQSHVNSLFLNEDAAKRLHAEGRVQRLRQVVQKRAARAKKRMSSITADSAKSFFRRNAFVLFTIAAVLLGIILAFSLRPYQLTYRQIKYFSFPGELLMRMLQMLVLPLIVSSLITGMASLDGRASGKMGMRAVVYYMVTTIIAVFIGILMVIIIHPGKGSKDKLHREGRIEQVQTTDAFMDLVRNMFPPNLVEACFKQYKTQYSTRVFTRTVLHSSNVTASVATTQLPAPENFTGILENVTHALGTISEVLTFEEVIPIPGSANGVNALGLVVFSMCFGLVIGSMKQKGRALREFFNCLNEAIMRLVAIIIWYAPVGIMFLIAGKILEMDDLAVMGGQLGMYTLTVIVGLLIHALCILPLLYFIVTHRNPWVFIAGLLQALITALGTSSSSATLPITFRCLEENNGVDRRITRFVLPVGATINMDGTALYEALAAIFIAQVNNYELDFGQIITISITATAASIGAAGIPQAGLVTMVIVLTSVGLPTEDITLIIAVDWFLDRLRTTTNVLGDSLGAGIVEHLSRHELDAQDCELDYLSNFSRKH